DNA sequence from the Gloeocapsopsis sp. IPPAS B-1203 genome:
TTCTTAAACTCAAAACTCAAAACTCAAAACTTTCTTAAGCAGGAGTATCTCCAACCTGAGTAAAATCAGAACTGCCGAAAACTGCTTCAGGGTAGCGGTAATATTTGTATTCCATCAAGTTGTAAAACGGATCTTCTAAAAAGAATGTGCGATGTTCTAAAGGAGAGTCGGGAAACCGATGTTTAGCTTCTTCACGGAAGACTAAATTTTTCTGTTGTGCGCGTTCTAACAAATCTTTCCAATCGTTTTCTGACGTAAAAATGATACCAAAATGCCTTGGATAAATACCTCGCTGCGGTTCCAGTTTCTCTTTAGTCAAGTGCGCAACTAACTGATGACCGTATAAATTTAGGATCAAGGCGTGCTTGTTTTCACGACCAGGGGTACACCCCAATCCATCGACGTAATATGCTTTTGCTTGCACAATATCGGTGATGGGAAAGGCAAGATGAAATAAAGTTTGGTTCATGGCTTGCATATTGGAGATTGACAAAAGTAGATGCTATATACTTATTCGCTTAATCCTTGGCTCATTGCAGTGGGTTTAAACACAGTTTTATTAGCAATTGCTTGGATTGTACCGAAAAAGCTGTTAACGCCTGCTGGTTTCTTTCACGCTTGGGGATTGGGTGTTTTAATTTGGGGAACTTTGGGATGGCAAGGCTATTTGGTTGTCATGTTCTACTTTTTAGTTGGTTCGGTGGTGACTCGAATTAAACTGAAGGAAAAGGAAACTGAGGGTATTGCCGAAAAGCGATCGGGTGCTAGAGGTCCTGAAAATGTTTGGGGTTCAGCGCTAACTGGGGCATTATGTGCGCTGGGAACATTGCTAGTCTCTGAGTGGGGAGGCAATTGGTTAATTGCATCGCTATTGTTACTCGGATATGTTGCCAGTTTCAGTACTAAACTTTCTGACACTTGTGCGAGTGAAGTTGGTAAAGCTTACGGTAAACGGACATTTTTGATTACGAATTTTCAACCCGTACCGCGTGGTACTGAAGGCGCAGTATCTTTAGAAGGAACGTTAGCTGGGGTCGTCGCTTCCGGTGCGATCGCTTTTGTTGGTTGGGGTGTTGGTTTAATCGACTTACTCGGAGTCGTATTTTGTATTATTGCCGCATTTATTGCTACAAATTTAGAAAGTGTAATTGGAGCGACATTACAAACAAAGTTTGATTGGCTCACAAATGAACTTGTCAATGTTTTGAATACTTTAATTGGTGCGATCGCAGCTATTTTATTAGCATTATTGTGGTATCAGATATAGATGGTTTCAACTAACAGCCATTTACCTGCATAATTTATTTTTCCAGAAACTCTTATTGGTGCAGCATTCGGATAATTTTCTAGCTGATGGTTAATGTGCGATCGCAATGTTACCAATATCCAATCACCGCGAAATTGCTTAGGAGTATTCATTGTAATAGTATAGTTTTGTATATCATATTTATAGAAAATGCCAGAAAATGTCGCGAGACTTGATGGCATATCTTGATGCAAAGTGCAAGCACAATTGCCATCAACTGGGTATTTCTCTGGATGATCTAAGTAGTGTGTTTGCCAAAATATCCAATCAGGATGTTGTGGTGGTAGATTGAACAAAGGTATAATCGCGACCTGATCTTGTAACAATGCTTGCTGTAAAATCTTCACAGGTAGATTGCGAGGTTGACACGTCAATTCCACACACAAAGCAGCCGCCATACCCGCTGCTTGTCCAATTCCCATGACAATGGGTTGCAAGCGAGTCGCCCCATTGGCGATATGCGATACCGAAATATTCTTTTCACACACTAGTAACCCATCAACTGTCGCTGAAATCAAACAACCGTAAGGAATTGTGAACGGTGTTCCTGTCCAGCGTCCGCCCCAGCGTAGTGATTTTGGCGCAAGCGGAAACTCAAAGCCTGGATAATGATGATCGTTAGGGTAGTTACCAAACGCAATGCTATCAGGTTGTAAAGCTGCGACTTGTCCTGTTGATACTGGTAAAATATCCTGTTCGCATACGGTATTTAACCCGACTAAACGGCGACTTTCTCGGTAGTAAGGATGCATCGCAAAACCTGTGCCAAAAACATCCGCTAAACCGTAACGGCGACCAATTTGAGATTGAATAAAGTAAGCAAAATTTTGACTATGCCAAAGACATTCTTGTAGAAACTCGTTTTGTGCTGTCTTCGAGGTAATTAAACGTTCTACTTTTACGCCATAGTCATTACCAGATATAGGCCAATTCATCATAAATCGATTATCTGGTAAGCGCCCGTAATTTAAAAATTGCTCTACACCGTAGTTTTTCCACGCCTCAGTGAACTTTGATGCATCGTAATCGGGTGCGGATGATATTTCTGGCGCAACGTCTGCACCAAAATCTTGCATGACAACAACCCATGTAGGTGCTTGTACAGCGTATTGTGCAGTTAACGTGTTATGTTCTACAGGTGCACTTGGTTCTTGCCACTCAGACTGAAATTCCCAGCCCCAGCGATAGGGAACATCTGCTAAGGCAAGAATATCTCCCAATTCGGTAGCATCAAGAGTGATTTTTGCTGTCACTGTGAAGTTGCTAAATCGAACGCCAGTGATGCAACTATCTTGACAGTAAACTTCGAGTGGTACTTCACCACTTATCCAATGCAGATTTGGTAATTCTTGCACCCATTCTGCAAATATTTGCGCTCCTACACGCGGATCGTAACTGAAAAAGCTTACCCAACTATTGTCTAATCCTCCAGCTTGTCGCTGCTGTAGTTCTTGTAAAAACTTACCCCAAAGCCCTGTTTGAAACGCTTCTAACTCATTACCATCTGGCGCAGACACCCCAGCTGATGTTAGCATTCCGCCTAACCAAGAAAATTCACTCACCAAAATAGTATTCGCACCGCGACGCGCTGAAGAAATAGCCGCAGCAGTTCCACCAGTACCACCCCCTACTACCAACACATCGGCTGTTAATGTCTGCATCACTAATTTGGAGATTGCGTGTATAGATGACGATATGCGATCGCACTCAAATTATTATGTTAAGCCACAACGCTCAAACAGATAAAAGCAATTATGGAAGTACCTGATTAACTAGTTGCAGTAATGACACATCCATACAAAGTATTGATTGATTGGTTGTACGCTGCTCAATAGTGTTAAATCTAAGATCGTTGAGTGGTAAAGTGGCATGAAAGCACAGGTATATCGCGGCGTTAAACAGCTAAGTTATGAGGAATTGCCAGTACCTACTCTAGAAGCTGATGAGGTGTTGGTACAAGTGCATGTTGTGGGCTTGTGTCAGTCGGATATCAAAAAGATTCTTTATCCTTTATATGAACCGCCACGGATTTATGGACATGAAACAGCAGGAGTGATTGCTGCAGTTGGAGAAGACGTGAAAAACTGGCAAGTGGGGACGCGCGTGGTTGTGATGCACCACATTCCTTGTATGCGCTGCGCTTACTGTCTCAACGACAATTTCTCCATGTGTGATATGTATAAAAATATTTGCACAACGGCTGGATTTGCCCCTAGTGGCGGTGGCTTCGCAGAGTATGTTAAGGTTCCTAGTCATATTGTCCGTAATGGTGGGTTAATTCCGATTCCAGACGATGTGAGTTTTGAAATTGCCAGTTTTGTTGAACCGACAAATTGTTGTCTTAAAGCCGTAAAAAAAGCTCAAATTGCACCAGGACAAACTGTCTTAGTGACAGGCGCAGGACCAATTGGGTTAATGTTTATTATGTTGGTGAAGTATTTCGGTGCTAGAGCGATCGCTACTGATTTACTTCCTTCTAGAATTGCGAAAGCTTTGAGTGTTGGTGCAGAAGCTGCGTTTGATGCGCGCGATGCAGAATTAGTAGCAAAAATTCACGCCCTTACAAATGGCATGGGTGTTGATACGACACTACTTGCAGTTCCTAGCGATAAAGCCTTTTTTCAAGCTTTAGACTGTACGCGCAAAGGTGGTAAAATTTTGTTTTTTGCAGAATTTCCCGATGAAGTCGAAATCCCACTTAATCCTAATATTCTTTACCGTCGCGAAATTGACTTGATTGGTAGCTACAGTTCTTCGTTTCGGTTGCAAAGTCTCGCTGTGGATATTGTATTTAACTCTCGGATCGACGTTGCTGCATTGATTAGCGATCGCTACCCTCTACATGAATTATCTCTAGCAGTGGAACGCGCGATCGCTCCTACTCAAGAAACTTACAAGATCTTGATTTATCCCTCACCTGAATGCTGAATGCCACACTGATTTTTCACCCAAAGCTCTTCTATTAGGAGTATAGTTGAATTTGTGTGATTATCTCGTTAGGTAATTCAACCCCCTGAAGGTAGATTTTTTCATCTAATTAACTTACTTATCTTCATCTAATAATTATGGATTCTTCTATTCCTACGCGTGGGCAAATTGAACGTACTTTATCCCAGCGAATTCAAGCTTTATACCGTCATCAATTAGAACATCAACCAAGCCGCATCACTTGTCAGATTTTTGATGAAAAAGTCGCGATTATTTTGGAAGACTCAATTACGCAACCTGAGCAACTTCTAGTAAGTAGTGGTCAAGAAGAGTTAGCCCAAGAAGTCCGTTCTGAGATTGATGAGGCATTAAAACCGCAAATCAAGTCAATTATAGAGGAGATTGTTGGAGTTAGTGTGATAGATTTGTTGAGTAATGCAAAACTTGATACAGGTCGTACTGCAACTGTAGCTATTTTGGCTGAAACACCCAAGCTCCGAAACATGGTTTGAATAGCTTATCTCTACGCTCTTGCTTTTGTTTTTAAATCAGTTATTGTGAATTTATTATTTAACATTAAAACTTTAACTTTCGTATGATTGAATTGTTTGTGACTAGCCAATAATTACTAGGTATTATAATTGCCAATCATTAATAGACTCTTGATCTTAATAAAGATTACCTAAGCAAGACAACGACGAATTGTTGCTTCTAACTCTTCAATAATGTATGGTTTTTTGATATATTCCTTGCATCCTGCTAGCAAAAATCGTTGCTGATCCTCTACTCTTGCCATTGCAGTGACAGCAACAATAGGAATATCCATCGTTTCTGGATCTTGTTTTAAGCGATAGACAACCTCAATTCCATCTAAATCTGGCAGCATCATATCCAGTAAAATTAAATTTGGTTGATAATTTTGCGCCATAAGTACCGCTGTGTGACCATCGGTTGCAGTGATGTGAGAACATTCAATCAACATCAATAGTTGAGTCAATAGCTGCAAGTTGTCTTCATTATCGTCCACAGCTAAGACTAAAGGTTGTCTAAGCTTATCTTGCTGAGGACTACTAGAATGCAAATTCATATTCATAGCTTAGAAAAAGTCGCAAAAGCGTATAACCAATTTATGTGACCGCTTGAATGAGGCTTTCCCCAAGTGGTGTAGACGACAGCACTTGTAGTGGACTGGCTCGTAAATCCACCAATTTATTAATTTGTGTTCATCGTTGGCGGAGAACATGCAATCTAGCAAAGAAACGCTAACTTTCTCAATCTTACAATACTCTTGTCAATAAATACATCTTTAGATATAAAAAAACACTACTACGGTAGGATTGACATTAATTGATAGTTTTATTTCAGTCTTTTGCTAGAAATAGGAGCGGAGTTTCTCAACCTACAGAGAAATTCTGAAATTAACTATCTGTCTTTAGGGTGTTTGAAGAGGATAAAAGAATCTGATAGTTTATTTACGCATTGTGCATATAAACACCCCTTAATCTACTGATAAGTTTATGGAGGAAAAAATACTGGCTAGTTTTACTTCTTTAGAGGAGACTTTGTCACAACAAATTCATGCACTATATATTAGTCAGTTGGGTCACTCTCCACAAAAAGTTATTTGCAATTTGTTAGACAAGAGTTTAACAATTGTAGTTGAACATCCAACTACTCCACCTGAACGACTTTTGATTGAAAGTCATAAAAATGATCTAGCAGAAGAAGTCAGCTGGAACTTGTACAAAGCTATTGAGCCATACATGAAAGCAATCATTGAGGCTGTAGTGAGAGTTCCTGTGGTAGATTTAATCGGAACCTCAAGTATTGACTCAGACCGCACTAGCATAGTTGCAGTCTTAGCTGATAAACCCCAGTAATTTTAGTAATAGCAGAAATAGATAGTCTTATGCCAAGCTACGCTGTAGCTACTGTGTGGTACAAATGACTAAACATGATGTCTTCTAGATCGTCCAACATATAAGGTTTTGTGATGTAACCGTCACATCCAGCCCCCACAATCCGACGGTAATCTTCTTCTTTCGCTAATGCTGTTACTGCGACAATAGAAATTAACTGCGTTTGAGGACTTTTTCTCAAGTGATGTACAACTTCTATGCCATTTAAATCAGGTAACAGTATATCCAGTAAAATTAAATCTGGCTGATACCGTTGCGCTAAGGATAAAGCGTCTTTACCGTTTTTCGCTGTGATACATGCGAAATTGTTTCCTCTAACTACTTCTGTCAGCAAAAATAAGCTATCTTCATCATCATCTACTGCGAGGATAAGCGGCTGATTAATTGCCTGCTTGTTACTTGCTAAGAGTGCTTCCAACTTTCTACTCCATCCAGGAAGGTCTTCAATCTGTGAGAGAATCCTCACAGGAAATTAAGATCGAGGCACTCCCCAAGCGGCGATTAACAGCGCTTACAGCGGACTGGCTCGTAGATAACTAATCTCATTAGGTTATTTTCTGCGCTATGAGTTGAGGAAAAGCGGGATAAGTCAATACGACTTTGGAATTTTGTCTTCTTAAGCTCAGTTTAAATCAAATTGGTGGCTAGAATGAGAACATTGTAAACTAACTCAACACATCCTACTGAGACATCAAAACTTGTGTAAATCGTATACTCGAACACTTTTTACTAAATTATATAAGTTTTTTTCTTTACATCTTGTTACTGTATTTAATAATTATTTAATATCTTACATTCTACCTAGTCTTTTTGCAACCGCACAAGCACATATAAAAAATATGTTATGCGTCAGCCGCGATCGCCAAAGCATCAAAGTTGTACTCAATTTCGTAAGCAAAATTACTTATAAGTGCTCAGTAGTCCTTTACAAAATCTTTTTATAATTCAAACTGTAAAAAGAAGCGATAATTGAAGTAAGAAAAGTAATAATTTCGGGAGCAAAATTTAAAAAACATCCCGCGATTGAATTGATTAAAGAGGTCAGGTAATGGGTATCGCTACAATTAATCCCGCAACAGGGGAAACGCTCGAAACGTTTCAGCCGCTGACCGATGCCGAAATTGCAGCTAAACTGGAACAAGCACAAACAACATTTGAAAAATATCGTTGGTTGTCAATTGCAGAACGATCGCATTTTATGCAAACTGCAGCAGATATTTTAGAAAAACAAAAAGCAAAATATGCTGAATTGATGACCCTAGAAATGGGGAAACCATTACAAAGCGCGATCGCTGAAGTTGAAAAGTGTGCGCTAGTATGTCGCTATTACGCAGAACACGCGGCAGAGTTTCTTGCAGATGTAGGAGTTAAAACTGACGCGAGTCAGAGTTTCATCCGCTATCAACCCTTAGGAATTATCTTAGCAGTGATGCCGTGGAATTTTCCCTTCTGGCAAGTTTTCCGGTTTGCTGCACCAGCGTTGATGGCAGGAAATGTCGGTTTACTCAAACATGCTTCTAACGTACCGCAATGCGCGTTAGCAATTCAAGAAATTATCCAAAGTGCGGGTTTTCCCACAGGAGTCTTTCAAACTTTGTTAGTGGGTGCTGACAAAGTCCCCGCATTAATTGCCGATGAACGAATCAAAGCAGCAACTTTAACAGGAAGCGAACCCGCAGGCGCAAGTTTAGCAGCCGCGGCTGGGAAGCAGATCAAAAAAACGGTACTTGAATTAGGCGGAAGCGATCCATTCATTGTGTTAGCAAGTGCTGACATTGAGATAGCTGCTAAAACAGCAACAACAGCCCGAATGCTAAACAACGGTCAATCGTGTATTGCCGCCAAACGCTTTATTGTAGAAGAAGCGATCGCTAACCAATTTGAGAAACTGCTGATAGAAAACTTCCAAGCATTAAAAGTAGGCGACCCGATGGATCTCAATACAAATATTGGACCATTAGCAACGCCACAGATTCTGCAAGATTTAGATCAGCAAGTCCAAAATTGTATTGTCAGTGGAGCAAAAGTTTTGGTGGGTGGAAAACCATTATCACGTCCTGGAAACTACTATCCACCAACGATTTTGAGTGAAATTCCTGCAGGTTCAGCAGCGTATAACGAAGAATTTTTTGGTCCTGTAGCACTGTTATTTCGCGTTCCTCATATCGATGCGGCAATTAAACTAGCCAACAGCACACCTTTTGGCTTGGGTGCAAGTGCATGGACTACAGACGAACAACAACGCGATCGCTTAATTTCAGAATTAGAAGCTGGAGCCGTCTTTATTAACGGTTTAGTTAAATCTGATCCGCGTATGCCTTTTGGGGGAATTAAGCGCTCTGGTTATGGCAGAGAATTGGGAATTCAAGGCATACATGAGTTCGTCAATGTTAAAACAGTGTGGGTGAAGTAGGGGCGAGGAGCGTTAGAGGAGCGAGTTAAGTCAACTCGGTTCTTCATAGCTTTCAATCTGCGCCTGATTTAGGAGGAAATTTCAATGAATACAGCAGAATTATTAGTGCAATGCCTAGAAAACGAAGGCGTGCGCTACGTTTTTGGCTTGCCAGGAGAAGAGAATTTACATGTCTTAGAAGCACTTAAAAATTCTTCTATCCAATTTATCACCACGCGGCACGAACAAGGTGCAGCGTTCATGGCAGACGTATACGGACGCCTAACCGGAAAAGCAGGGGTATGTCTTTCGACATTAGGTCCTGGTGCAACAAATTTGATGACAGGAGTCGCTGATGCCAACTTAGACGGTGCGCCATTGGTAGCAATTACCGGACAAGTGGGAACGGATCAAATGCACATCGAAGCCCACCAATATTTAGACTTGGTAGCAATGTTTGCTCCTGTTACTAAGTGGAATACTCAAATTGTTCGTCCTAGTAATACACCAGAAATTATTAGAAAAGCTTTTAAGCGATCGCAAAGTGAAAAACCTGGTGCAGTTCACATTGATCTACCCGAAAATATTGCTGCAATGCCCGCTACAGGTAATCCTTTAAGAACCGATAAATTAGAAAGAACCTATGCGGCATTTCACAGCATCACTGAAGCAGCAACCGTGATTTCACAAGCTACTAACCCGATTATTCTTGTCGGTAATGGAGCAATTCGTGCTGATGCAAGCGAAGCAGTAACTGAGTTTGCAACACAGCTTAACCTTCCTGTTGCTAATACATTTATGGGGAAAGGTGTGATTCCTTATCAACACCCATTGGCATTATGGTCAGTTGGATTGCAACAACGCGATTATATTAATTGTGGTTTTGATAATACCGATTTAGTGATTGCAATTGGCTATGATTTAATTGAGTATTCCCCGAAAAAATGGAATCCCGATGGCAAAATTCCTATTATTCATATTGGGGAAACTCCTGCAGAAATTGATAGTAGTTACATTCCTACTGTTGAAGTTGTTGGTGATATTTCGGATTCATTATACGAAATTTTAAAACGAGCAGACCGCGACGACAAAGCCGATCCTTATGCTTTGGAATTACGCTCAGAAATTCGCGCAGACTATGAGCAATATGCTACTGATGATGGATTTCCTATTAAGCCACAAAAACTGATTTATGACTTACGACAGGTGATGGGACCTGAAGATATTGTGATTTCTGATGTTGGAGCGCATAAAATGTGGATTGCTCGACATTATCATTGCGATCGCCCAAATACTTGTCTCATCTCTAATGGGTTTGCCGCAATGGGAATTGCTATTCCTGGGGCAGTAGCAGCTAAATTAGTTTATCCTAATCGGAAAGTTGTTGCTGCAACTGGTGATGGTGGTTTTATGATGAATTGCCAGGAATTAGAAACAGCTTTGCGAGTTGGTACGCCATTCGTTACGTTGATTTTTAATGATGGCGGTTATGGGTTAATTGAGTGGAAGCAACGGAACCAATTTGGTAGATCTTCTTATGTCCATTTTGGTAATCCAGATTTCGTTAAATTAGCTGAAAGTATGGGACTAAAAGGCTATCGTGTAGAAGCAACAACTGATTTCATTCCTATTTTGAAAACAGCTTTAGCTCAGGATGTACCTGCAGTCATTGATTGTCCGGTTGACTATCAGGAAAACTATCGGTTTACACAACGATCTGGTGATTTGAATTGTATTGTGTAGGAATTTAGCGGAGGGTGAACAGACTAGTTCAGATGCAGAGAACACAGAGGAATAAAGAGAGTCTTCTGGTATTGGCTATATGTTTTTGCTGTAGTTAACGAGCATTAATTAAGCAAAAGTATTTTTTAATACATTTTCTCGGATAAGTTTGTATCAAAAATAAAGCCGATAAGTAAAAATGTAGGCAACAAAATTGTGCAATTTGTTGTTTAGGAAGGCTTTGTGGATGGTGTGGGCAAATGAGAAATAATGTAGGGTTGCGGTTTGAGATCAAAAGAGTCCTAGAAAGATTAGTTCATAAATGGCAGGTAGTAGGAGTTGTCGCAGGAATAGGGTTACTTTTGTGTAGTTTGAGTGGGATAGCTTGGTCTTCACCTACAGCTACACCCTTACGAACGCATCGCATTATGTCTACTCCGGAAAATGTAATCTGGGGAGAATTATTTAAGCCTGACTCTCGTCCGATCGCGCGGGTGCGTTCAGGCGATCGCATCATCATGCAAACGGTGTCGCATGAAGGAATATTACCCGATCAAGGAGATACTGCTGCCTTTTTTAATCAAGGTGGAATTCCGCAAAGTACCAAAAGTAGAGTGACTCAAAATAAGATTTTACCAGACCAACTTAAAGTCAAATCTGCAGTCAAGAAAACAGGTCCTGGTCCTCACGTCATTACAGGTCCAATTTATGTAGAAGGTGCGCAACCAGGAGATACTTTAGAAATCAAAACGCTGGCAATTGACTACCGCGTTCCTTACGGTGTCATTTCTAACCGTCACAGTAGAGGCGCACTACCTGGAGAATATCCCCTAAATAATGCTCCGATTTATTCGCGAGTAATCCCTTTAGATATTAAGCGTGAAATAGGGATTTTTCAGCCAGAAAACAACTTGCCTCCAATTCAACTCCCCCTAGATCCTTTTATGGGTATTATGGGCGTCGTTCCTGCTGATCGAGAAGAAGCTGTAAACTCTGTACCCCCAGGTAACTACGGTGGCAATATTGACATCAAGTTGCTTGGTCGTGGTTCGAGTTTATATTTACCAGTTCAAGTACCTGGAGCTTTATTTTATGCAGGAGATCCCCACTGCGTGCAAGCTAATGGGGAAGTCGCTTTAACTGCAATTGAATGTTCTTTAACTCCCACATTTGAACTTGTCTTACATAAAAACATGAAATTGAATGCACCAATGGGAGAAACTAAAGATGCTTGGATTGCAGTTGGATTGGATGAAGATTTAAATGAGGCAATGAAAAAATCTGTCCGCGAATATTTAGACATTGCTAATAGTAAGTATGGTATAACAAAGCAAGATGCTTTATTAATTGGTAGTGCAGCAATTGACTTTGAAGTTTCACAAGTTGTTGATATTGTGAAGGGTATTCATGGCGTCGTTCCTAAAGAACTATTTCGCGATGTTAAACCTAAATAGTTAACTAAGGTATATCTTGTCTCCTTTTTAAGGCAAGGGCTGTATTTGAATAATCGTTTATGTTCTCATGTATAGTAGAATACGACTTGGTTAAATGGCATCAAGTAAAAGCCTACTCAACAACAGCAGTATTATCTTGGCTTAAGCGTTATTAATTTCCATCACACCTTTCTTAGTTCATAGACTAGAGGTGTGATTTCTTGTATTGTTTGTTTAGTATTTATACTGTTGTAAAGAGAATAAGATGCCTAATGACACGGAAATAAACATTGTCGAAGCAGCTTCTCCAACAAATGATAGTGCTAAAGAAGTATTAGTCGAAATTTTGCTCAATGGGGGATTTCGGTATCAAATTAAAGTCAAATCGGATAATCCATTACTTCGTAGCTTGATTGCAGCTTTCCTAGCGCGAACCCAAGGAAAACAAGACAGCTTTTTATTTCAAATTCCAATTGAAGAAAATAAATCGAGTCTTTGCTTCACTAGCGATCATCTTGTAGGATTGATCACACAGCCGCCAATTCTACTACGCAGAAAGCAGGAATTAGAAATTGAATAATCTGTAATCTAGTCCCAATGGTGTGGCAGACTAATAGGCTAAAGATAGCTCGTGCTTATTGCAAATTACTTGATGCAAATTGCCACTTGGAACGTTAACTCAATCCGGACTCGTCAAGAACACGTTGTTGCTTGGTTGCAGCAAAACCCCCTTGATGTACTGTGTTTGCAAGAAACTAAAGTTGTTGATGCAGATTTTCCGCGATCGCCTTTTGAGCAACTCAACTATCACGTTTATGTCTCAGGGCAAAAATCTTATAATGGTGTGGCGATTCTCAGTCGTTCCCCTTTAACTGATGTCAGTACAGGTTTTACACCAATTTTAGGCGAGGCGATTGAGCAAAGCCCAGCGTCGGAGGCGATCGCCACTTCACTTTCAGAAATTGATACGCAAAAACGCCTGATTACTGGTGTCATTGCAGGTATTCGCATTATTAACCTCTACGTACCAAATGGTGCAGCGGTAGGTAGTGAAAAATATGAATACAAATTGCGCTGGTTGCAAGTGTTGCGCGAATACTTGCAGTCACTTTTAGTTGGATCGGCTAATATTTGTATTTGTGGTGACTTCAATATTGCACTCGAAGACTGCGATCTGCACGACCCTGTTAATCTTACAGGAAATATTATGGCATCAGAACTAGAGCGGCAAGCACTGCGTGAAATCTTAGCACTAGGCTTTAGTGATGCTTTTCGTAAGTTTACTTCTGAAGCAGGACACTATAGTTGGTGGGACTATCGCGGTGGAGCTTTTCGGCGTAACTTAGGTTGGAGAATCGACCATCATTATCTCACTGCTGATCTATACAAACAAGCAAAAAGCTGCTTTATTGATATCACGCCACGAAAGTTATCCAAACCGAGCGATCATGCTCCCGTAGTTGTTGAAGTTTAAATTTTAGCTTTTAAATTTGAGATTAAGCTTGCAGGTGAGTATCTATTATCCAAAATCTTCAGGGAAAATGCGGCTATGTTTCTAGTCACAGGAGCAACAGGACAAATTGGTCGAAGAGTGGTAC
Encoded proteins:
- a CDS encoding DUF2294 domain-containing protein, with product MDSSIPTRGQIERTLSQRIQALYRHQLEHQPSRITCQIFDEKVAIILEDSITQPEQLLVSSGQEELAQEVRSEIDEALKPQIKSIIEEIVGVSVIDLLSNAKLDTGRTATVAILAETPKLRNMV
- a CDS encoding TIGR00297 family protein encodes the protein MLYTYSLNPWLIAVGLNTVLLAIAWIVPKKLLTPAGFFHAWGLGVLIWGTLGWQGYLVVMFYFLVGSVVTRIKLKEKETEGIAEKRSGARGPENVWGSALTGALCALGTLLVSEWGGNWLIASLLLLGYVASFSTKLSDTCASEVGKAYGKRTFLITNFQPVPRGTEGAVSLEGTLAGVVASGAIAFVGWGVGLIDLLGVVFCIIAAFIATNLESVIGATLQTKFDWLTNELVNVLNTLIGAIAAILLALLWYQI
- a CDS encoding NAD-dependent succinate-semialdehyde dehydrogenase produces the protein MGIATINPATGETLETFQPLTDAEIAAKLEQAQTTFEKYRWLSIAERSHFMQTAADILEKQKAKYAELMTLEMGKPLQSAIAEVEKCALVCRYYAEHAAEFLADVGVKTDASQSFIRYQPLGIILAVMPWNFPFWQVFRFAAPALMAGNVGLLKHASNVPQCALAIQEIIQSAGFPTGVFQTLLVGADKVPALIADERIKAATLTGSEPAGASLAAAAGKQIKKTVLELGGSDPFIVLASADIEIAAKTATTARMLNNGQSCIAAKRFIVEEAIANQFEKLLIENFQALKVGDPMDLNTNIGPLATPQILQDLDQQVQNCIVSGAKVLVGGKPLSRPGNYYPPTILSEIPAGSAAYNEEFFGPVALLFRVPHIDAAIKLANSTPFGLGASAWTTDEQQRDRLISELEAGAVFINGLVKSDPRMPFGGIKRSGYGRELGIQGIHEFVNVKTVWVK
- a CDS encoding VOC family protein, with the translated sequence MNQTLFHLAFPITDIVQAKAYYVDGLGCTPGRENKHALILNLYGHQLVAHLTKEKLEPQRGIYPRHFGIIFTSENDWKDLLERAQQKNLVFREEAKHRFPDSPLEHRTFFLEDPFYNLMEYKYYRYPEAVFGSSDFTQVGDTPA
- a CDS encoding DUF2294 domain-containing protein; translated protein: MEEKILASFTSLEETLSQQIHALYISQLGHSPQKVICNLLDKSLTIVVEHPTTPPERLLIESHKNDLAEEVSWNLYKAIEPYMKAIIEAVVRVPVVDLIGTSSIDSDRTSIVAVLADKPQ
- a CDS encoding zinc-dependent dehydrogenase — translated: MKAQVYRGVKQLSYEELPVPTLEADEVLVQVHVVGLCQSDIKKILYPLYEPPRIYGHETAGVIAAVGEDVKNWQVGTRVVVMHHIPCMRCAYCLNDNFSMCDMYKNICTTAGFAPSGGGFAEYVKVPSHIVRNGGLIPIPDDVSFEIASFVEPTNCCLKAVKKAQIAPGQTVLVTGAGPIGLMFIMLVKYFGARAIATDLLPSRIAKALSVGAEAAFDARDAELVAKIHALTNGMGVDTTLLAVPSDKAFFQALDCTRKGGKILFFAEFPDEVEIPLNPNILYRREIDLIGSYSSSFRLQSLAVDIVFNSRIDVAALISDRYPLHELSLAVERAIAPTQETYKILIYPSPEC
- a CDS encoding response regulator, giving the protein MRILSQIEDLPGWSRKLEALLASNKQAINQPLILAVDDDEDSLFLLTEVVRGNNFACITAKNGKDALSLAQRYQPDLILLDILLPDLNGIEVVHHLRKSPQTQLISIVAVTALAKEEDYRRIVGAGCDGYITKPYMLDDLEDIMFSHLYHTVATA
- a CDS encoding FAD-dependent oxidoreductase, which encodes MQTLTADVLVVGGGTGGTAAAISSARRGANTILVSEFSWLGGMLTSAGVSAPDGNELEAFQTGLWGKFLQELQQRQAGGLDNSWVSFFSYDPRVGAQIFAEWVQELPNLHWISGEVPLEVYCQDSCITGVRFSNFTVTAKITLDATELGDILALADVPYRWGWEFQSEWQEPSAPVEHNTLTAQYAVQAPTWVVVMQDFGADVAPEISSAPDYDASKFTEAWKNYGVEQFLNYGRLPDNRFMMNWPISGNDYGVKVERLITSKTAQNEFLQECLWHSQNFAYFIQSQIGRRYGLADVFGTGFAMHPYYRESRRLVGLNTVCEQDILPVSTGQVAALQPDSIAFGNYPNDHHYPGFEFPLAPKSLRWGGRWTGTPFTIPYGCLISATVDGLLVCEKNISVSHIANGATRLQPIVMGIGQAAGMAAALCVELTCQPRNLPVKILQQALLQDQVAIIPLFNLPPQHPDWIFWQTHYLDHPEKYPVDGNCACTLHQDMPSSLATFSGIFYKYDIQNYTITMNTPKQFRGDWILVTLRSHINHQLENYPNAAPIRVSGKINYAGKWLLVETIYI
- a CDS encoding response regulator, with translation MNLHSSSPQQDKLRQPLVLAVDDNEDNLQLLTQLLMLIECSHITATDGHTAVLMAQNYQPNLILLDMMLPDLDGIEVVYRLKQDPETMDIPIVAVTAMARVEDQQRFLLAGCKEYIKKPYIIEELEATIRRCLA